Proteins found in one Arachis stenosperma cultivar V10309 chromosome 8, arast.V10309.gnm1.PFL2, whole genome shotgun sequence genomic segment:
- the LOC130945942 gene encoding uncharacterized protein LOC130945942 — MADVPPPTSSELLRMVTELQQANQRMAEENQRMQNQIAQLINARIEHNNDHHERQENDERQSNPTHVSETPQSNEEGGLHNEEGQPEAEEDEHDTSAGPFTADIMNFQLPRQFTLPTTLTPYDGLGDPKQHIKKFRSIMIVNDSISSFQELAKQFEDYFAASTIYLHDSDYLTTIKQGPQESLKDYITCFTKVAMRIPDLHPEVHLHAIKNGLCPGKFQETIVVTKPKILAEFREKAKGQIDVEELRQARKAERLVTSKDDDKPQDSKKTFKPVPRYESYTQFNTKMDDIIKKILNYKLIKPPRKAGNYPESKNIDKLKYCTFHQKHGHTTDECVIAKDLLERLARQGHLDNFIAGHMQKNTMPAPDASTPGTSSKGKEKAPAQPRGVINCISGGYAGGGHTSSA, encoded by the exons ATGGCTGACGTTCCTCCTCCTACCTCATCCGAACTTCTGAGAATGGTGACTGAGCTTCAACAAGCAAACCAACGGATGGCGGAGGAGAATCAAAGGATGCAAAATCAAATCGCGCAACTGATTAATGCCCGAATAGAGCACAATAATGATCATCATGAGCGACAAGAAAATGACGAGCGTCAGTCGAACCCAACTCATGTCTCGGAGACACCTCAGAGTAACGAGGAAGGAGGCCTCCACAATGAGGAAGGTCAACCCGAGGCTGAAGAAGATGAACACGACACCTCTGCTGGCCCATTCACGGCCGACATAATGAATTTCCAACTGCCTAGGCAGTTTACCTTGCCGACGACTTTAACCCCATACGACGGGCTAGGAGACCCAAAGCAACACATTAAAAAATTTCGATCTATTATGATCGTTAATG ATTCCATATCGTCCTTCCAGGAGTTAGCGAAGCAGTTCGAGGATTATTTTGCGGCATCAACAATATATTTGCATGATTCTGACTATTTGACGACCATCAAGCAAGGTCCACAGGAGAGCCTGAAAGATTACATTACCTGTTTCACAAAGGTTGCCATGAGGATCCCCGATCTCCATCCGGAAGTTCATCTCCATGCCATTAAAAACGGCCTTTGCCCAGGTAAATTTCAGGAAACAATCGTCGTCACCAAGCCCAAAATTTTGGCCGAGTTTCGTGAAAAGGCCAAGGGACAGATTGACGTTGAGGAGCTCCGACAAGCACGAAAAGCAGAAAGGTTGGTTACAAGCAAAGACGATGATAAACCTCAGGATAGCAAGAAAACATTTAAGCCGGTACCCCGTTATGAGTCATATACTCAATTCAATACAAAGATGGATGACATTATCAAGAAGATACTCAATTATAAGCTAATCAAACCTCCTCGCAAAGCTGGCAACTACCCAGAGTCAAAGAACATTGACAAATTAAAGTATTGCACCTTTCATCAGAAACACGGACATACAACTGACGAATGTGTGATTGCTAAGGACCTCCTCGAACGACTAGCAAGGCAAGGCCACCTTGACAACTTTATTGCAGGACATATGCAGAAGAACACTATGCCCGCCCCTGATGCATCAACACCAGGAACGTCCtcaaaagggaaagaaaaagctcCAGCTCAACCTAGAGGAGTAATAAACTGTATCTCGGGAGGTTACGCCGGAGGCGGACACACAAGCTCGGCCTGA
- the LOC130946871 gene encoding organic cation/carnitine transporter 4-like, whose product MPRTPFSDSDELRTPLVATAAKEAETEKLCIDEMLRKYCGEFGKWQLRHFIFTSLAWALEAFHTMVMIFADREPEWRCTAATSATCGMAGSTCEIRPDDWEWVGGRGGATVSEWGLICGDKFKVGLVQSLFFAGCMIGAGIFGHLSDSFLGRKGSLMVVCALNAIFGCLTAFSPNYWIYVILRLLTGFSTGGVGLCAFVLATEPIGPAKRGIAGMSTFYFFSIGIAILSAVAYVFQTWRALYIASSIPSILFVFLVIPFLSESPRWYLVRGRVTEAMKIMSTIASTNGKHLPSGVLLALDEEVEVEAEAKTEALTLTYKNNNNKSLENKNAVGGSIVDVLRSPVTRIRLILMVAINFFCSVVYYGLSLNVVNLDTNLYMNVALNAVAEMPAFGITAILLDKFGRKPLAIGTMWFSGLFCLLGSLMGNVGVWKLVRMVCGILGIFGMAGTYNLLFIYTAELFPTVVRNAALGCATQAVQMGAILSPVVVVLGGWLPFAVFAVCGIVGGMFAFYLPETLNQPLYDTFSGLEAGLV is encoded by the exons ATGCCAAGGACACCGTTCTCGGACTCCGATGAGCTCCGTACACCGCTGGTGGCGACGGCAGCGAAGGAGGCGGAGACGGAGAAACTCTGTATCGATGAAATGCTTCGAAAGTACTGCGGCGAGTTCGGAAAGTGGCAGTTGAGACACTTCATCTTCACAAGTCTCGCATGGGCACTGGAGGCATTCCACACCATGGTCATGATATTTGCCGACCGTGAGCCGGAGTGGCGATGCACCGCCGCCACCTCCGCCACCTGCGGAATGGCTGGGAGTACCTGCGAGATCCGGCCGGACGACTGGGAATGGGTTGGTGGACGCGGCGGCGCCACCGTATCGGAATGGGGACTTATTTGCGGCGACAAATTTAAAGTTGGGCTCGTCCAATCCTTATTCTTTGCCGGATGTATGATTG GTGCTGGAATATTTGGTCACCTCTCAGACTCTTTTCTTGGAAGGAAAGGCTCATTGATGGTCGTTTGTGCCTTAAACGCCATTTTCGGTTGCCTCACAGCATTTTCGCCAAACTATTGGATCTACGTCATTCTCCGCCTCCTCACTGGTTTCAGTACTGGCGGCGTTGGCCTATGCGCATTCGTCCTTGCCACCGAGCCAATCGGCCCAGCAAAACGTGGCATCGCCGGAATGTCTaccttctacttcttctccattGGCATTGCAATCCTCTCTGCCGTTGCTTACGTCTTCCAAACATGGCGCGCGCTTTACATTGCGTCCTCCATCCCTTCCATTCTCTTCGTCTTCCTCGTCATCCCTTTCCTTTCAGAGTCACCAAGATGGTACCTCGTTCGTGGAAGAGTAACTGAAGCCATGAAGATCATGTCTACCATTGCTTCTACCAATGGGAAGCACCTTCCTAGTGGTGTTCTTCTTGCACTTGACGAAGAAGTCGAAGTAGAAGCAGAAGCAAAAACAGAAGCACTAACCTTGACTTAtaagaacaacaacaataagTCTTTGGAAAACAAAAATGCAGTTGGTGGTTCTATCGTTGACGTGCTTCGCTCCCCAGTCACTAGAATAAGGTTGATTCTAATGGTGGCAATCAACTTCTTTTGCTCTGTTGTTTACTATGGTCTGAGCTTGAACGTGGTAAATCTTGATACCAACCTTTACATGAACGTGGCGTTGAATGCGGTGGCAGAGATGCCAGCGTTTGGGATAACGGCGATTTTGTTGGACAAGTTTGGGAGGAAGCCATTGGCAATAGGGACAATGTGGTTCAGCGGATTATTTTGTTTGTTAGGTAGTTTAATGGGTAATGTTGGAGTGTGGAAGTTAGTTAGAATGGTGTGTGGTATTTTGGGAATATTTGGGATGGCCGGAACTTATAATTTGTTGTTTATTTACACGGCGGAGTTGTTCCCTACGGTAGTCAGGAACGCAGCACTTGGGTGCGCCACGCAAGCGGTGCAAATGGGGGCGATATTGTCGCCAGTGGTGGTGGTTTTGGGCGGCTGGTTGCCGTTCGCAGTGTTTGCTGTATGTGGAATAGTGGGTGGCATGTTTGCATTTTATTTGCCGGAAACTTTGAATCAGCCTTTGTATGATACATTCTCTGGGTTGGAAGCTGGGCTTGTTTGa
- the LOC130945943 gene encoding uncharacterized protein LOC130945943, translating to MAPKLNPRRGYSQVNIENEDATNEGEVETVKAKWDDWNTEIFLTICVEEIRNVRQETGLGWDHEKKTVLASESWWTDKIKINPEFAKFKNKGPKSLDRLEQCFKDIITTGYSAWAPSEDPNPEEFNQNNEDFEIGDNDTEYEEHEKDYESAAILAICGVANYYLQYVKLFFVNFIIFYRVKKLAKNIIRPIDPSFGDTPKYIMDNDRYWPYFKDCIGAIDGTHIAIHVHQDEQVRFIGRKGNTTTNVMAVCDFNMCFTFIWVGWEGSAHDTIIFMEALRTKKLNFPHPPEGKYYLVDAGYPTFKGFLGPYRHTSLRLKEALTGCKKLTSCERPEKRTTRIVQYSTPIRVSNNTAKPKSGNKLALQLTLKLLPIGGSQHQRFLKVLKEEHWCI from the exons atGGCTCCAAAATTAAATCCAAGAAGAGGTTATAGTCAAGTGAATATTGAAAACGAAGATGCAACAAatgaaggagaagtagaaacTGTAAAAGCAAAATGGGATGATTGGAATACTGAAATATTTTTGACTATCTGTGTGGAAGAGATACGAAATG TTAGACAAGAGACTGGTCTTGGTTGGGATCATGAGAAAAAAACAGTGTTAGCTTCTGAATCTTGGTGGACTGATAAAATTAAG ATTAATCCAGAATTTGCTAAGTTTAAGAATAAAGGTCCTAAATCTTTAGATAGGCTTGAACAATGTTTCAAAGACATCATAACTACTGGTTATAGTGCTTGGGCGCCATCGGAAGATCCAAATCCTGAAGAATTTAATCAGAACAATGAGGATTTTGAGATTGGAG ATAATGATACTGAatatgaagaacatgaaaaagATTACGAATCAGCTGCTATATTAGCTATTTGTGGAGTTGCCAATTATTACTTGCAATAT GTTAAACTATTTTTCGTCAATTTCATCATATTCTATCGTGTGAAGAAATTggcaaaaaatattattagacCTATTGATCCTAGTTTTGGAGACACACCTAAATATATTATGGATAACGATAGATATTGGCCATATTTTAAAGATTGTATTGGAGCTATAGATGGTACGCATATAGCCATTCATGTTCACCAAGATGAGCAAGTGCGATTTATTGGTAGAAAAGGAAATACTACAACAAATGTAATGGCTGTGTGTGATTTTAATATGTGTTTTACATTTATATGGGTTGGTTGGGAAGGTTCTGCACATGATACAATAATTTTTATGGAGGCTCTTCGAACAAAAAAGCTAAATTTTCCACATCCACCAGAAG GTAAATATTACTTAGTTGATGCTGGTTATCCAACTTTTAAGGGATTCTTAGGACCTTATCGTCATACAAG TCTCAGGCTAAAAGAAGCTCTTACAGGCTGCAAAAAGCTCACATCTTGTGAAAGACCAGAGAAGAGAACTACCAGAATAGTCCAATATTCAACCCCCATTAGAGTCTCTAATAATACAGCCAAACCCAAATCAGGGAATAAACTTGCATTACAATTAACTTTAAAGCTATTACCTATAGGAGGCTCCCAGCACCAGCGATTCTTGAAGGTTTTGAAGGAAGAACATTGGTGCATATAA